Below is a genomic region from Rhododendron vialii isolate Sample 1 chromosome 5a, ASM3025357v1.
AATGGCAGAATATGGGTGGAAGTGGAGGTTCTCAGTCATTCTCGTTTTCTTTTGGCGGACCAAGTGGCCAACAATCTTCTGGTTTTGGTTTAGATGATATTTTTTTGAGCTTCTTTGGAGGCGGTATGGGTAGTGGTATGGGAGGTGGGGGTAAATCTGCGGGTTTCAGTAGTTCCAGCAGGTCTCAATTTGGGTCCAGGAGTGCCCCTAAGAGCATCCGTGCTGTAAATTCGCAAGTGTACAAGAAAGAAATATCTGATAAAGGAATGACTTGGCTTATATTATCTTATACACCTACAATGAAGGGGACTCAACAGTTTGAATCTCTTATAGAAGAGGTTGCTAACTCATTGCAAGGAGCTTTACAGGTATGCCATATCTTTTACGTGTCTTTCCTTGTATATCTTCCGATTAAAAGCATTTATTGTTATTATTCCTTGTATATTTCAGGTTGGAAGCATCAACTGTGAAACTGAGTCATCTTTTTGCAAGGAGCTGGGTATACATCCTCACAGAGAACACAAGATTTTTGTTTATTCCTACGTTGCAAGTAACAGTGGCTCCTTGGTAGAGTTTAGGGGAGATCTGGCTGTGAAAAGTTTGAAAACATTTTGCCAAGAACATCTCCCAAGGTTCTCAAAACGTATCGACTTGAGCCAGTTCGAGTTTGCTTCTGGCACTGGAGAAACGTTATCTAAAGTGATGTTGCTCTCAACAAAGAAAGATACCCCTGTTATTTGGCGTGTGCTTAGTGGCTTGTATCACAAACGTGTTGCTTTCTATGATGCGCAGGTAAGCTAAGGATTCTCAACGTCCTATTGTTTCCATTTTGCTTCATTCTTGTTAGATATGACGTGCCTTGGTGGTATGAGCATGATAGTTTGCCCAATGGTGGGGCCTCCAAAATGTAGCTGATAGGTTTGAGGTTCCACACTCTCCCCCTAGCCTAGTACCTACCTGTGCGTTCTTACGAAAAttgtaaaagaagaaaaactgaaCTTTAGTGGGATTTTAAGGTGCTTAGTATCATTATCTAATTGTCCTATTTTTCCCGTTGAATGTCGTACAATTTGAAGTATATAAGTTTTCATACTCAGAAGCTGTCATTCTATCACTATGCGCTAGTGAAAATCTTTGTTCATATTTGTTGGAATAGTTGATTCTTGCTAAGGTCATGATGTTTATTGACTTCTATATTTCCACATTTATGTAGGTTCATGATGTTTCATATCCAATGGTGAGAAGACTGGGAGTTGACGCGCTTCCCGCTATTGTTGGTTGGCTATCAAATGGGGAGAAGCAAATTTTGAAAGCAGGGATTTCCGTGAAAGATATGAACTCTGCAGTTCAAGAGCTTAGTGCTTTACTTGATAGTTTTgaaaagaagaataagaaggCAGCTTCAAGTCAGGCTAAAAAGACACAAGGTGAATCTGGCAATAAACAGATACCCCTACTTGGAGCGTCTAATTTTGATGCTCTTTGTGGAGAGACCACTCCTGTTTGTATCATTGGTGCTTTTATGTCGTCCAGAGGGAAAGACAAGCTGCAAAAGATTTTATCAGAGGTTAGTCGAAtaattcaaatttaaataatttGTTACTCCTATTTTGAAGACGCTCCGTTCTAGCTATTATGTTTTGATTGATTCTTCTGATTATGATATAGTCGTCATCAAGTATTTTGCAAATTGGGTAACTCCATCCATTCAGTTTAATGTTGTAATAAAGTAAAATGGTCTAGCCTCTTTCAATTGATGCCGCCTGGTGGTAACTATAACCATCCTATTTCTTCCTTTAGCATTGTCTCCCCCTTTGTGTCCTATTTCATCAATGCCTAGGCCGTCTCCTCTTCTTAGTacgcttctctctctcactactaAAATTTGAACAACACTCCTTCGGGTTTATCACCATCTTCCTTCATTTAGGCGCTGTTTGAGTAAACTTCAAATGAAATATTAGATGTTCTTGCTTCCTTGGTTGCAGATAAAAGAAATACTAGGAGTTTTAGCCGTTGCCTGTCTAGAGCTGCAGTATTGAGAATGATAGAATTTTAAGATAGCCATGTTATCCTTGATAATGAAAACGAGTACTGTTTGAGAAGCACATCTGTATAAAACTTTCAAGGTGCTGAAATTTACACTGATAAGACTCAAGGTTAGCTTTGGTATACATAAATGCGTGTAAATGTTAGTGCGATGAACAGATTCAACTTGGGTGAGTTACTGTTTCTTTCTTACAGAAGATATTCCTCTGAGGGTTTAGAAATTGTGATAAAAAGAATAATTTCTTTATTTGCTGCATGATTTGTGCTTGTAGGTTTCTCAGAAACCACTATCAAGGCGTCGGAGTTTGGCCTCCAGTTCCGGAGACTCTATTTCCCATGTTCTTTTGGATGCATCCAAACATCCGTCATTTCTAAACGCACTTGAGAAATCAGGATTCAAATCATCAGACAATGTCTTGATTGCCTACAAACCTCGAAAGGGGAAGTATGCGGCATTTGATGGTGAGATGAATGCAGAGGAAGTCGAAAGGTTTGTCGGTTCGGTCCTTAATGGGGACGTAAAGTTCACCAAGACGCGGCAGAAACCCACAATCAAGTGAGAAATTTAGCGGCATCAAAATCAGAGTTCCCTTTTTATTGGAATTGGATGTAGATAGTTGAAAAGCCAGTGCTACTTGCTTGATCATCAGTTTCCAGACTTAGTGAAATTGGCCTGGCTTCAGACTCATGAGTatacattttgttttggttttttggtggtTGATATAACTGTACAAAATAGGAGGGCCATTCTGAGGTATCTAGAGAATTGAGGGTGGGAAAATGCTTGACCTAGGAAGAAATTTCTGTTTAAGAACGTTTCTACCAGTTTTATACCCTTAAACCAGTCAATGGTCTCTGTAAGTCTAAAGACCTGTAGACTTTTTGATGGCTCTTTATACCTTTTTGCTCTAGTTGATTGTAGGTAATAAAAAGATTAGCGTATTTGACGGAATTATTGAGATATTTCAATGCATTACTTGAATTAATTTCCTGTGTCTCTAATACCATAGCAGTGTTCGCCCAATCAATATCGGCAATGGTGACGCCACCTCCGAAATTATTGCATCACTTGACCCTgtcaaattccaaaaattagcAACTATTGTCGTATTTTATAGTATCACTTTCGGATATAAGATCAGCCCTCTCACGGTGGGGGGTAGGCCGTCGCCACACCCCCTCCACCGCCTGCAAAACCACCCCCCTTTTCCACGAATAAGCATCCCTTTAACTTCCTTTGTCCTTTGCGCGGCTGCTCCGAGCGTGTTTCATCTTCTGTTGCTGCCTTGTCCTTCAGCCGCCGCCGCTTCCGCCGCC
It encodes:
- the LOC131326047 gene encoding dnaJ protein ERDJ3A codes for the protein MKIGSAFLVILGASLLVFALEAKTLDPYKVLGVERSASQREIQKAFHKLSLQYHPDKNKNKGAQEKFAEINNAYEILSDEEKRKNYDLHGDEKGNPGFNAGNAGDQGGYTYFTSGGPGQSGFSFRPDEWQNMGGSGGSQSFSFSFGGPSGQQSSGFGLDDIFLSFFGGGMGSGMGGGGKSAGFSSSSRSQFGSRSAPKSIRAVNSQVYKKEISDKGMTWLILSYTPTMKGTQQFESLIEEVANSLQGALQVGSINCETESSFCKELGIHPHREHKIFVYSYVASNSGSLVEFRGDLAVKSLKTFCQEHLPRFSKRIDLSQFEFASGTGETLSKVMLLSTKKDTPVIWRVLSGLYHKRVAFYDAQVHDVSYPMVRRLGVDALPAIVGWLSNGEKQILKAGISVKDMNSAVQELSALLDSFEKKNKKAASSQAKKTQGESGNKQIPLLGASNFDALCGETTPVCIIGAFMSSRGKDKLQKILSEVSQKPLSRRRSLASSSGDSISHVLLDASKHPSFLNALEKSGFKSSDNVLIAYKPRKGKYAAFDGEMNAEEVERFVGSVLNGDVKFTKTRQKPTIK